Within the Emticicia oligotrophica DSM 17448 genome, the region AACTACAAATACGGGGACAAACACAACAACTGGCACTACTACTACTGGATCAAATACAGGGACTACAACAACAGGTACGACCACGACTGGAACAACCACTACACCAGTTAATGTAACAGGAATAATTTCTACGGAAGAACTAAATAAAATTACAAATACTAAATTAAAACTAGATTTAACTTCAACTACTTACGCCAAACTAATGACAGTAGGCGGATATATGGTTATTAGCAATATTGTTGTGGCACTGTCTAAAGCAAATACTTATATTGCAGCAACGGTAGTATGCTCGCATGAACCTAAGAAACAAGTTATTTATTACAATAATGAGTGGTATTGTACGGCACATGGAGCGAGATTTTCACTAACTGGAGCTGGACTAAATGGCAATGGAAGAGCTGGCTTAACAGTCTATAAAGTAGCAACTGATGGTAAAACCCTCGTTGTCTATTAATTCTATTATTTTTGAGTATTTTTAAATTTTAAACTTAGAAACAAATGAAATTATTAAGCATTCTTCTAACATTTATATTGCTTGAAGGAGCTCCACAGTGGGGAAGTGACTTCGATAAGGCAAAAGCAGATGCTATTCAAAACCACAAATATATTGTAATAAACTTTTCGGGTTCTGATTGGTGTGGACCTTGTATTAAGTTAAAAAGAGATATTCTTGATTCTCAGGAGTTCTTGAACTATGCTTCTACCAATTTGGCACTTGTTCGTGCTGATTTCCCGAGACTCAAAAAAAATCAATTGGATAAGAAGCAAACCGCTTTAAACGAGGCATTAGCAGAAAAATACAATCAAGAAGGTAAATTTCCTTTTACTGTGTTGGTTAATTCAGAAGGAAAGGTCGTGAAAGAATGGGATGGTTACCCAGCAGGAATTACAACTGAAGCATTTATTCAAGAAATTCAGTCGATTGTAAATGCAAAGAAATAATGTTCATCATAAGACGCTCCGCTTGATGGGTAATCGGTTTACGATTACGGTTGTAGAGGAAGATGCTCAATGGGCCGAACAGCAAATTGATGAAGCCATTGCAGAAGTAAGTCGAATTGAAAAACTCTTGACTACCTTCAACAATGATAGCCAAACTAATCAGATTAACGCTAATGCTGGTATTATGCCAGTAAAAGTTGACCAAGAAGTTTTTGATATTATCCAGCGTTCATTGAGAATTTCAGTTTTGACCGATGGAGCTTTTGATATCACCTACGGCTCAATTGATAAAAGATTTTGGAATTTTGATAGAACAATGACTGCTTTACCAGACCCAGAAACTGCCAAAGAAACCATTAAACTCATCAATTACAGGAATGTAATTTTAGATTCTCAAAATCTAACGGTGTTTTTGAAAGAAAAAGGGATGAGAATTGGTTTCGGAGGAATTGGTAAAGGATATGCTGCTGAAAGAGCGAAACAATTGTTGATTCGTAATGGAGTAAAAAGTGGAATTATCAATGCTGCTGGTGATTTAACTACTTGGGGAAATCAACCCAATGGAAAACCTTGGATAATTGCGGTGGCTGACCCCGATGCTCAAAATCAGGCCTTTTCATTTCTTAATATTAGCGATGTGGCAGTTGCTACTTCAGGGAATTATGAAAAGTTTGTGATAATTGATGGGAAAAAGTACTCACATACGATTGACCCAAAGACAGGTTATCCCGTGTCAGGAATAAAAAGTGTGACCATCATTTGCCCAAATGCCGAACTTGCTGATGCTATGGCAACTCCCATAACAGTTCTTGGAGTTGATGCTGGTCTTGGACTTATCAATCAAATGAAAGGGATTGCCTGCATTATTATCGACGACGACAATCAAATATATACATCTTCTAACATTAATATTTTATAAGAATGAAATCAATCAAAATATTAGCACTGATGGTTTTCCTACTTGGGTCTATGGCTTCATGCGTAACAGTAAAAGAATACCAAAAAAATCGAATCAATGATTCTGAAATGGAATTGGCCGCACGCAAAGCAGAAAAATTTGAAACCAGTTTTTATCTTTATCGTGAAGGGGCTTCAGGTGCAAATGGTGGTAAAAGTGGTGGTGGGTGTGGTTGTAATTAATAATTCTAAAGGGCATCAATTAGACCCAATGATTTAAATTTGAATAGTCGTTGATAGTTTTTCGACTATAAATCAAAATCCCCTATGAAAAAAGTAACATTAGCTATTGGTTTGTACGTAGGCATTTTGAGCGGAGCTCGTGCCCAATATGATGAAACTAAATATATTTTTAAGAACAGAAATACTGAAACTGGTAAAAGTTCAATTCCAACTTCGAGTAAAAAATATAAGTTAAGCTCCAAGCCAGTGGCAGAAAGTGGCTTTAGAACTTTAAAACTTGATGAGGTGAACTTTGTTTCGGCTTACTATAATCAAGATGGCAATCACTCGGCTGTTACAGGTGGAATTGGTACAGAAAAATTGATTGACTTTGCCAATTCGATAGATTTGAAATTGTCATTTACAGATAGAAAAGGACGCAAAAATTCAATTATCGGTGAAGCATCCGTTGATTATTACTCATCTGCTTCCTCTGATAAAATTGACCCCCGTTCGATTTCTTCAGCATCAATGACGGATACACACTTTTATCCAACTTTATCTTGGAGTAGAAAAAATGATAAAACCCATAACACAGTTGGGGCAAGTTTTTCGTATTCTACAGAATGGGATTATCAATCTTACGGCGGAAATTTAAGTTATTCGAAATCTTCAAAAGATAATAATACAGAATTAAGCTTAAAATTGGGTGCTTTTTTCGATACATGGTCGGTTATTTTACCTTATGAGGTTAGACCTGATGGTTATGGTTCAGGAGCTGAAGGAGATAATAATATTGATTATAAACGTAGAAATTCATATAATCTCTCTATTGGGGTTTCCCAAATTATCAATAAACGTTTACAGGTAATGGCGGTTGTCGAACCTTCTTTTCAAGAGGGTCTTTTGAGTACGCCATATCACCGAGTGTATTTTACTGATGGAACACTAAAAGTAGAAAAATTACCGGGTACTCGTGCCAAACTCCCTGTTGGTTTACGAGCAAGTTATTTCTTAGGAGATAGATTCATTATTCGTTCTTTCTATCGTTATTATCAAGATAATTGGGGAATGAAAGCTCATACCGTTAGCTTTGAAGTTCCGATAAAAATTACCTCATTTGTTTCTGTTACACCACATTATCGCTTTAATAGTCAAACTGCGGTAAAATATTTTGCTCCAATAAACACGCACAAGTTAACAGAGTCATATTACACTTCCGATTTCGATATTTCTGATTTTAGAAGTGCTTTTTGGGGAGCAGGTATAAGAATTGCTCCGCCAGACGGCGTCTTAGGAATTAAGCATTGGAATACGGCCGAACTTCGCTACGGGCACTATAACCGAAGTAATGGAATGGTGGCAAATATCATTACTTTGAGTGCAAAGTTTAAGTGATAATTTGATAAAGTAGTTCTTTGTCTGAGTATCTTTTTATTTTTGAACTGATTCTCAGACAAAACTTTATAGACCTAAATTATGCCAAAGTGTAGTATTCTTAGGAGCCATAATGATGACAAATTTAAGAAACCTGTTTCTTCTCAATAAATTCTTTGAATGCTTTGCGGTAGGTATCGCTTATAGGTAAAAAAGCTTTTCCGATTTGTACCTTTTCTTTATCTATGGCATCAATGGCATCAAAAGCAATAATGTAGGAGTTATGTATGCGTATAAACTGGCTTTCGGGAAGTTGTCCTTCTAAACTTTTCATTGTTTGTAGCGTGACAATTTTCTTGGTTGGAGCGTCTTTGGGAGTATCTCGCTCTTTTACATGAATACTGACGTAATCTTTTAAACCTTCAATGTAAAGTATTTCATTGAGCCGAACCTTCACTAATTTAGTTCCATCTTTTACAAATATAAAAGATTGGCTGCTTTCAGCATTTACCGTTATTTCCTGAATAACTTTCTCTTGTAGAACAGGTTGAGCCGCTGTTAGACGAATGGTTGCTTTTTCAACTGCTTTTAAAAATCGTTCTAAACTGATGGGTTTCAATAAATAGTCGAATACTTCGAGTTCGTATCCTTCTATGGCGTATTCAGAGTAAGCGGTTGTAAGAATAACTAGTGGTTTTTTTTGTAGAATTTTCAGTAAAGTGATACCAGTAATTTCGGGCATTTGAATATCTGAAAATAAAATATCTACCGCATTCTCGCGAAGAAAATCTAATGCTGCTAACGAACTTGAGAATGATTTCAACAATTGAAGATGAGGAGCTTTATTTACGTAGGCTTCCATTAGATTTCTCGCCAGTGGCTCATCTTCTATAATTATGCAAGTTAGCATCATGATTTTATTATCAAGCCAAATTTAGTTTCAATACAATTTTATAATTTTTCTCATCTTCATTTACTTCCAAATCATATTTATTTGGATAACTTAAGTCTAGTCGTCGGCTTACATTTTGAAGACCAATTCCAGATTTTTCGTTGGTAGTCTCCAAATTCGCTGGTAATTTACTGTTTTCAACCGAATAAATACATTCTTGTCCTTCTATATTAATGGAAATGTTTACATAAGCATTAGTAGAACTATTACTAACACCGTGTTTGAAGGCATTTTCGAGAAAAGTAATAAAAATTAGTGGCACAATTTGAACCTCATCTGGATTTCCTGCAATTTCAAAGTTGATAGGCACTTGATTATCTAATCGTAGTTTTTCAAGGCTTATATAATTCTTCATGTATTCAATTTCCTTAGCTAATGATACCTTCGGGTAATTGGAATCATAAAGCATATAACGCATCATTTGCGAGAGTTTCTCAATTACTTCAGTAGTATTTGGCGAATTTATCATCGCTAAATAATAAAGGTTATTGAGTGTATTGAATAAAAAATGTGGGTTTACTTGGGCCTTTAAGAATCTTAACTCAGCAGTAAGTTTTTCGTTTTCTATTTCATTCTTTTTAGTTTCTAATTCAAACCAGTCTTTCACGAATCGAAGCATACCTATAAAAATGGCAATAAAAATGGCTCCAATGGCGTGTTGGATAATAAACTTCGAAGAGTATAAAAATCCCTTTGCTTCCTTGATTTCAAGATAAATATATCTTTTGAGATAAATATGACAAATAATGATGATGGCAAAAGGTATTATAAATTCTATAACGTATCTACCTAAATTCTTATACTTTAAAAACCTTGGGAGGCAAATGAAATAGTTGAAATAACTTATCAATGCCATAAAAAATATCTGACTCGTTGCATCATAAAATGCACGTAGGTAGTTGGGTTCTTCACCGTGTCGGCTAAAGGTAATTTGGTAAAAGAAAAAAGAATAATATAATGCCCAGAAAGAAAGATGCAAAAGCAAGATTCGATT harbors:
- a CDS encoding (2Fe-2S)-binding protein, encoding MTRFEFLKSLGFSGGALMTLLTSCVREDDKYVNALTVAPDGTTNTGTNTTTGTTTTGSNTGTTTTGTTTTGTTTTPVNVTGIISTEELNKITNTKLKLDLTSTTYAKLMTVGGYMVISNIVVALSKANTYIAATVVCSHEPKKQVIYYNNEWYCTAHGARFSLTGAGLNGNGRAGLTVYKVATDGKTLVVY
- a CDS encoding thioredoxin family protein, which codes for MKLLSILLTFILLEGAPQWGSDFDKAKADAIQNHKYIVINFSGSDWCGPCIKLKRDILDSQEFLNYASTNLALVRADFPRLKKNQLDKKQTALNEALAEKYNQEGKFPFTVLVNSEGKVVKEWDGYPAGITTEAFIQEIQSIVNAKK
- a CDS encoding FAD:protein FMN transferase; the encoded protein is MQRNNVHHKTLRLMGNRFTITVVEEDAQWAEQQIDEAIAEVSRIEKLLTTFNNDSQTNQINANAGIMPVKVDQEVFDIIQRSLRISVLTDGAFDITYGSIDKRFWNFDRTMTALPDPETAKETIKLINYRNVILDSQNLTVFLKEKGMRIGFGGIGKGYAAERAKQLLIRNGVKSGIINAAGDLTTWGNQPNGKPWIIAVADPDAQNQAFSFLNISDVAVATSGNYEKFVIIDGKKYSHTIDPKTGYPVSGIKSVTIICPNAELADAMATPITVLGVDAGLGLINQMKGIACIIIDDDNQIYTSSNINIL
- a CDS encoding DUF4266 domain-containing protein; this encodes MKSIKILALMVFLLGSMASCVTVKEYQKNRINDSEMELAARKAEKFETSFYLYREGASGANGGKSGGGCGCN
- a CDS encoding DUF3570 domain-containing protein, with the protein product MKKVTLAIGLYVGILSGARAQYDETKYIFKNRNTETGKSSIPTSSKKYKLSSKPVAESGFRTLKLDEVNFVSAYYNQDGNHSAVTGGIGTEKLIDFANSIDLKLSFTDRKGRKNSIIGEASVDYYSSASSDKIDPRSISSASMTDTHFYPTLSWSRKNDKTHNTVGASFSYSTEWDYQSYGGNLSYSKSSKDNNTELSLKLGAFFDTWSVILPYEVRPDGYGSGAEGDNNIDYKRRNSYNLSIGVSQIINKRLQVMAVVEPSFQEGLLSTPYHRVYFTDGTLKVEKLPGTRAKLPVGLRASYFLGDRFIIRSFYRYYQDNWGMKAHTVSFEVPIKITSFVSVTPHYRFNSQTAVKYFAPINTHKLTESYYTSDFDISDFRSAFWGAGIRIAPPDGVLGIKHWNTAELRYGHYNRSNGMVANIITLSAKFK
- a CDS encoding LytR/AlgR family response regulator transcription factor produces the protein MMLTCIIIEDEPLARNLMEAYVNKAPHLQLLKSFSSSLAALDFLRENAVDILFSDIQMPEITGITLLKILQKKPLVILTTAYSEYAIEGYELEVFDYLLKPISLERFLKAVEKATIRLTAAQPVLQEKVIQEITVNAESSQSFIFVKDGTKLVKVRLNEILYIEGLKDYVSIHVKERDTPKDAPTKKIVTLQTMKSLEGQLPESQFIRIHNSYIIAFDAIDAIDKEKVQIGKAFLPISDTYRKAFKEFIEKKQVS
- a CDS encoding sensor histidine kinase; the protein is MQNLNQRSLLQTNRILLLHLSFWALYYSFFFYQITFSRHGEEPNYLRAFYDATSQIFFMALISYFNYFICLPRFLKYKNLGRYVIEFIIPFAIIIICHIYLKRYIYLEIKEAKGFLYSSKFIIQHAIGAIFIAIFIGMLRFVKDWFELETKKNEIENEKLTAELRFLKAQVNPHFLFNTLNNLYYLAMINSPNTTEVIEKLSQMMRYMLYDSNYPKVSLAKEIEYMKNYISLEKLRLDNQVPINFEIAGNPDEVQIVPLIFITFLENAFKHGVSNSSTNAYVNISINIEGQECIYSVENSKLPANLETTNEKSGIGLQNVSRRLDLSYPNKYDLEVNEDEKNYKIVLKLNLA